In the Chloroflexota bacterium genome, TAAACTCCTGGTGCTCACCTAGGATCGCCTTTAAAGCAATCTGTCGGTCGCTGAAGTCTAATAGTATCGCGTCGGGGTTGTACTGAGCCAGCATATCTGGCGTATGATAGCCAGTCGCAACTGCTATCACCCGAGCATGTAATGCCTTTCCCGCCTGGATATCCCGGGGAGAGTCGCCGACAACCACAAGTCTACGATGATCCGGCTCAAGGCCGTAAGTGCGAGTTGCTCTGTCAATCGCCAGATGAAGCAACGCCACCCGCTCGTTACCCTCATCCCCGAATGCACCAACTGGGAAGTAACGTTGCAATCCTGATCGCTCGAGAATGACACGAGCACTCCTGCTCACCGTGCCTGTAACAAGCGCCAGTGCATGTCCTGCCTGCTTGAGTGCATCGAGAACCTCTACAACGCCAGGCAACACCGCTGGTCGCAGGTCATCAGCCAAGAGTGTAATAGTTGTGTCCGTCAGGATCTCCACCGCCCTTTTGAGGCCTGCATTTATCACATCGGAACTTAGACCCATGTCTTCGCAGATCATGCGAATGATACTGGGCTGGGTATGTCCCGAATGCATATGTGTAGGTTGGCCATCGATATCATATACACTCTTCATTGCCCTAAGGTAAGCCTTAACATAAACATCGACGACGTTAATCAACGTTCTATCCATGTCGAACAAAATGATCTTTTGATGTTGCCCGTTGTTGTGCGGATTCAATGTCTCTATCTCGATTTGTGAGGGCATAAGCAGGATACACCCGTCACCATGGCACTGTTGGACTAAAGCATTCCTGCATTAGTCAGCGCAGCGCGTATCTTGGTTCGCAACCCCGCCTCAAGTGGCTGGAATGGAGCCCTTGGGAACCCTGCATCCACACCACGCATCTGAAGGATTGCGTG is a window encoding:
- a CDS encoding HAD hydrolase-like protein, yielding MINVVDVYVKAYLRAMKSVYDIDGQPTHMHSGHTQPSIIRMICEDMGLSSDVINAGLKRAVEILTDTTITLLADDLRPAVLPGVVEVLDALKQAGHALALVTGTVSRSARVILERSGLQRYFPVGAFGDEGNERVALLHLAIDRATRTYGLEPDHRRLVVVGDSPRDIQAGKALHARVIAVATGYHTPDMLAQYNPDAILLDFSDRQIALKAILGEHQEFT